Proteins from a genomic interval of Calorimonas adulescens:
- a CDS encoding PRC-barrel domain-containing protein: MRRFKALCKKEVYSLKSKRIVGSLRDILVDNKGHMRYIVVNTGNIFNGNWIYGIHNVKSFTKNAIEIKDEARRELRADGDAQSIINILGRMVKSEDKIVGMVEDVHLDLRHRSIIGFEISRGFLMDVCNGMQIILFEDILFKDGYIVCHSRNGLEVYKGGIKNIINREG; the protein is encoded by the coding sequence TTGAGGCGTTTTAAGGCCCTCTGTAAGAAGGAAGTATATTCATTAAAGAGTAAAAGAATAGTAGGTAGCCTTAGAGATATTTTGGTTGATAATAAGGGGCACATGCGTTATATTGTAGTTAATACAGGCAATATTTTTAATGGCAACTGGATATATGGAATCCACAATGTCAAAAGTTTTACAAAAAATGCAATTGAGATTAAAGATGAAGCAAGGCGTGAGTTGAGAGCTGATGGTGATGCCCAATCTATTATTAATATCTTAGGTAGAATGGTAAAATCTGAGGATAAGATTGTGGGAATGGTGGAAGATGTACACCTCGACCTGCGACACAGGAGCATTATAGGGTTTGAAATAAGCAGAGGTTTTTTAATGGATGTCTGTAATGGGATGCAGATAATTCTTTTTGAGGATATTTTGTTTAAAGATGGATATATCGTTTGTCATTCCCGGAATGGGTTAGAAGTATATAAAGGCGGTATAAAAAATATAATAAATAGGGAGGGGTAA
- a CDS encoding AI-2E family transporter, with protein sequence MKHDVIKITARYLIIILLIILIYIYRNNLLNVLMPFMIGGIIAYLVYPLINYLENKGVRRSYSILIIFFAILIVILLLFLFLTPHITSEINEFISELPNIRYSAEEKLNVLEERLRSIPGVDEAISEFYDRANESFISLLEGLPDRVGSIFSSLLNIILAPIISFYILMDGEKIYANFYLLIPEKDRQTLEFIMRDVEGIINGYIRGQFYINLFVATFTAVGLAIIGVKLAIILGILTGILNFIPYFGPILAAIPTVMMALLDSPQKAIYALIIYLVVQQIESGILAPRILSENLGLHPLMVMFLLLLGQEFFGIIGMLVSVPLAAVIRRVLIRLAQL encoded by the coding sequence GTGAAACACGATGTTATAAAAATAACAGCAAGATATTTAATAATCATTTTATTAATTATTTTAATATATATTTACAGAAACAATTTATTAAATGTTTTAATGCCATTTATGATAGGTGGAATAATTGCCTACCTGGTTTATCCTTTGATTAATTATCTAGAGAATAAAGGAGTGAGACGCAGCTATAGTATACTTATAATTTTTTTTGCAATTTTGATCGTAATCTTGCTGTTGTTTTTGTTTTTAACACCGCATATAACCTCAGAAATTAACGAATTCATTAGTGAACTACCCAACATCAGATACAGTGCAGAAGAAAAATTAAATGTTTTAGAGGAACGGTTAAGGTCTATACCTGGTGTAGATGAGGCAATTTCTGAATTTTATGATAGGGCAAACGAGTCATTTATAAGTCTTCTGGAGGGGCTGCCTGATAGGGTTGGTTCTATATTTTCGTCGCTTTTAAATATCATACTGGCTCCTATAATTTCTTTTTATATACTTATGGATGGTGAGAAAATATATGCAAACTTTTATCTTTTAATACCTGAAAAAGACAGGCAGACATTGGAATTTATAATGAGAGACGTTGAAGGTATTATAAATGGATATATAAGAGGCCAGTTCTATATAAACCTGTTTGTAGCGACATTTACTGCAGTGGGACTTGCTATAATAGGGGTTAAACTAGCTATAATATTGGGCATATTAACGGGTATATTAAATTTTATTCCCTATTTTGGGCCAATATTAGCTGCAATACCCACAGTCATGATGGCTTTATTAGACTCGCCTCAGAAGGCTATCTATGCCTTAATTATATATCTGGTTGTACAGCAAATAGAAAGCGGCATTTTAGCTCCCAGGATTTTAAGTGAAAATTTAGGATTGCATCCATTAATGGTTATGTTTCTCTTGCTTTTAGGTCAGGAGTTTTTCGGAATAATAGGTATGCTTGTATCAGTGCCACTGGCTGCGGTGATCAGGAGAGTGTTGATACGTTTAGCTCAGTTATAA
- a CDS encoding metallophosphoesterase: MSNRKIWGLILTMVIVFLIVLTKFDIVKPVNTFVPNREVKLTILATADLHGAIPTKLVEYVQEERKKDKNLILVDAGDFFDSTNSVLMTQWFRLSGPNSNHQRRTPPIVREMGKLGYDAVVLGNHEFVSNDKDSLDELVLDFTDYGIPVLSANLYETSNYHAHYVNPYIIKEIETEQGIVKVGILGLTIKEVGESNGPRELKDLLQYKGTLELKDIVQEVNSKRWPELLRYNGADIVIAVVHSGEESLKSKDTGNRIKELAQSTDGIDAIVAAHTHVNIPEHKYKNKSGETVIVTQPGRYGEYISKINFVLVKENGRWTVKDKSSLTQKP, encoded by the coding sequence ATGAGCAACAGGAAAATCTGGGGTCTTATTTTAACAATGGTTATTGTTTTTCTAATTGTGCTGACTAAGTTTGATATCGTAAAGCCAGTTAACACATTTGTTCCAAATAGGGAAGTTAAGCTAACTATTTTAGCAACTGCTGATTTGCATGGTGCGATCCCCACTAAACTTGTTGAATACGTACAAGAAGAGAGAAAAAAAGATAAAAACCTTATTCTGGTAGATGCGGGGGATTTTTTCGACTCTACTAATAGCGTATTGATGACCCAATGGTTCAGGTTGTCCGGTCCTAACTCAAACCACCAGAGAAGGACACCGCCCATCGTGCGTGAAATGGGCAAACTAGGTTATGATGCCGTGGTGCTGGGAAATCATGAGTTTGTATCTAACGACAAGGATTCTTTAGATGAGCTGGTTTTAGATTTTACCGATTATGGTATACCAGTTCTGTCAGCTAATCTATATGAGACCTCGAATTACCATGCCCACTATGTCAATCCCTATATCATTAAAGAAATCGAAACGGAACAAGGTATTGTAAAAGTAGGTATCTTGGGCCTCACTATCAAGGAGGTGGGTGAATCTAATGGCCCACGGGAGCTGAAAGACTTACTGCAATACAAAGGGACTTTGGAATTAAAGGATATCGTCCAGGAAGTCAATAGCAAGCGATGGCCTGAGTTGCTGAGGTACAACGGGGCAGACATTGTCATTGCCGTTGTCCACTCTGGTGAAGAATCACTAAAGTCAAAGGATACTGGTAACAGGATTAAAGAACTGGCTCAAAGTACGGATGGTATCGATGCTATTGTTGCCGCGCATACCCATGTTAATATACCTGAGCATAAATACAAGAATAAATCAGGGGAAACTGTTATTGTGACTCAGCCGGGGAGGTATGGAGAGTATATTTCCAAAATCAATTTTGTTTTGGTAAAAGAGAATGGCAGATGGACGGTAAAAGACAAAAGCAGCCTTACTCAGAAACCCTAA